A single region of the Metarhizium brunneum chromosome 6, complete sequence genome encodes:
- the gpi17 gene encoding GPI transamidase component PIG-S, with the protein MASEITVDASVPAQEAAAQPIAKQPPPEKPAHTRRRTHVILSFWLIVLVLGLPIWWKTTSIYRADLPLERMLQWADGKACRPAFPLQISVRADSIADQEAQHLVRLTQHALDDLNDFPGHHLRLKLSPKSDTKPPNLSRQDADSALTINLTPGDANSAQLSQHSAVLDMTYAPNSIPSLHSASSALAAYMANELQSTFSEEQSIISYLLSTSSMSSTARQHGLGQEAAESLKKRTTRSLRYAPTYHLSFSLFTDGATPNTWDIDAAINEYMKPMLDVLGPIHNFTIDTQVQLYATPGVQSQILNKEHLASFINAAEWPLSPSIGGAPTVNFIIFVGNQTIGSDSAQVENSQSWMIPQWGSVYLLPLAPTEQHVSANALKQPLLMFGGHLLTLLGTPQSGSLPLRLSSLARVRTMDLLLRASSSLGSLARLSPSLPSISIPRSVAEGVSSSLQHLEQACANLGGPEGLLHARVAEEEAERAFFEKSMVGQLYFPDEHKIAVYLPLLGPVGVPLVLGLVNELKNWIRKRKQKAKEAREKKGQ; encoded by the exons ATGGCTTCAGAAATAACAGTAGACGCGTCCGTGCCCGCGCAGGAAGCCGCCGCCCAACCTATCGCCAAGCAGCCTCCTCCGGAGAAACCCGCCCACACCCGACGCCGTACACATGTCATTCTGTCATTCTGGCTCATCGTGCTCGTTTTGGGATTGCCGATATGGTGGAAGACGACGTCAATTTACCGCGCGGATTTGCCTCTCGAGAGAATGCTGCAATGGGCTGACGGCAAG GCCTGCCGCCCTGCGTTTCCTTTGCAGATTTCTGTTCGTGCCGATTCTATTGCCGACCAAGAAGCTCAGCACCTCGTCCGCTTAACACAGcatgccctcgacgacctcAACGATTTCCCCGGTCACCATTTACGCCTCAAGCTCAGTCCCAAAAGCGACACAAAACCCCCCAACCTGAGCAGACAAGATGCAGATTCCGCCTTGACCATCAATCTGACTCCGGGCGACGCCAATTCGGCTCAGCTAAGCCAGCACTCGGCCGTGCTCGACATGACTTATGCTCCCAACTCGATCCCCTCTCTACACTCTGCCTCGTCCGCCCTGGCAGCATACATGGCCAATGAGCTCCAGTCTACCTTTTCCGAGGAGCAATCCATCATCTCGTATCTGCTGTCCACGTCTTCCATGTCGTCTACCGCGAGGCAACACGGTCTCGGCCAAGAGGCGGCAGAATCGTTGAAGAAGCGCACAACCCGGTCGCTGCGTTATGCTCCTACCTACCACCTGAGCTTTTCTCTCTTCACCGACGGTGCCACCCCCAACACGTGGGATATCGATGCAGCCATCAACGAATACATGAAGCCAATGCTGGATGTTCTGGGACCCATTCACAACTTTACCATTGACACGCAGGTCCAACTGTATGCCACGCCTGGCGTGCAATCACAAATCCTCAACAAGGAGCACTTGGCGTCGTTTATCAATGCCGCAGAGTGGCCCCTTTCACCATCCATTGGCGGCGCACCCACGGTCAACTTTATCATCTTTGTCGGCAACCAAACCATTGGATCTGACAGTGCCCAGGTCGAAAACTCACAGTCGTGGATGATTCCTCAATGGGGCTCCGTATATCTCCTGCCGCTGGCCCCTACCGAGCAGCACGTCTCGGCAAATGCCCTCAAGCAGCCTCTGCTCATGTTTGGCGGCCACCTGCTGACTCTCCTTGGCACGCCGCAGTCTGGATCTCTCCCGCTGCGGCTCTCCTCTCTTGCCAGGGTACGAACGATGGACCTGCTCCTTCGGGCTTCGTCGTCTCTGGGCTCTCTGGCGCGGCTGTCGCCCAGCCTGCCTTCGATATCTATTCCTCGCAGTGTTGCCGAAGGCGTTTCCAGCTCGTTGCAGCACCTGGAGCAGGCGTGCGCCAACCTGGGTGGACCAGAAGGGCTGTTGCATGCACGggttgccgaggaggaggcggagaggGCCTTTTTCGAGAAGAGCATGGTTGGGCAATTG
- the FAT1 gene encoding Fatty acid transporter protein gives MPLPLAVTIPATAAAFAYVNAKTSLWYDYLLFKSAFKSAGRVFLRQHRGNLSVFHNLEDRAKHPSTANKDLLIFEGRHHTYAQVYDKALRYGTWLRNNFGIKPKDVVAMNFENSDTFIFVWLGLWSIGAKPAFINYNLTGKSLAHCIKASKSKICLIDPSVAANLTEDVRADLGDVNFVIFTPELQAQATATSPVRVPDSELVEDDLSNLAILIYTSGTTGLPKPAVVSWAKVIAGGTIVETLLARGGNDIMYTSMPLYHSAASLLSFCSTMLAGSTQAIGRKFSTKVFWTEVRESNATIIQYVGETLRYLLAAPPQYDAATGECLDKKHKVTAAFGNGLRPDIWNQFKDRFGVDTILEFYAATEGPFGLWNLSRNDHTAGAIGRSGLLYGGLQSLSLSLVELDWATDLPKRDAETGFCTRVRPGEPGELICKLDPENISQRFQGYYGNEGATSSKVMRGVFKPGDAWFRTGDVTRWDADGRVYFMDRIGDTFRWKSENVSTVEVSETLGRHPSVREANVYGVELPHHDGRAGCVAIAFDKAPDKTVLRSLASHVQSTLPRYAQPLFLRVLREVGGAAQTTGTMKQQKHLLRLAGVKPGNTKTDGELYWLKGDTYVPFQDTEWQDLQAGRVKL, from the exons ATGCCAC TTCCTCTTGCTGTGACGATTCCGGCCACAGCTGCAGCATTCGCCTACGTCAACGCCAAAACTTCCCTCTGGTACGACTACCTTCTTTTCAAATCAGCTTTCAAGTCAGCCGGCCGCGTCTTTCTCCGCCAGCACCGTGGCAATCTATCCGTCTTCCACAACCTCGAGGACCGGGCCAAGCACCCTTCCACAGCCAACAAGGACCTCCTCATTTTCGAAGGCCGCCATCACACATATGCCCAAGTTTATGACAAAGCTTTGCGTTATGGAACGTGGCTGCGAAACAATTTCGGCATCAAGCCAAAAGATGTCGTGGCCATGAACTTTGAGAACTCGGATACCTTCATCTTCGTCTGGCTCGGACTCTGGAGTATCGGTGCCAAACCAGCCTTTATCAACTACAACCTTACCGGCAAATCGTTGGCACACTGCATCAAAGCATCCAAATCCAAGATTTGTCTTATTGACCCCAGCGTGGCTGCCAATCTGACGGAGGACGTGCGGGCCGACCTCGGCGACGTCAACTTTGTCATATTCACGCCAGAACTTCAAGCCCAGGCGACGGCCACGTCTCCCGTTCGCGTGCCAGACTCGGAATTGGTCGAGGACGACCtgtccaacttggccatcCTGATCTACACCTCCGGAACGACGGGCTTACCCAAACCCGCCGTGGTGTCGTGGGCAAAGGTCATTGCAGGGGGCACCATTGTGGAAACGCTGCTTGCCCGTGGAGGCAACGACATCATGTATACG TCTATGCCGCTCTATCACTCCGCAGCCTCCTTGCTGTCGTTTTGTTCCACCATGCTCGCCGGCAGCACACAGGCCATCGGGCGCAAATTCTCCACCAAGGTATTCTGGACCGAGGTGCGAGAGTCCAATGCCACCATTATCCAGTATGTTGGCGAGACGCTGCGCTACCTCCTTGCTGCACCACCCCAGTACGATGCCGCCACTGGCGAGTGCCTCGACAAGAAGCACAAGGTCACGGCAGCGTTTGGCAACGGCCTCCGCCCCGACATCTGGAACCAGTTCAAGGACAGGTTCGGGGTGGACACGATCCTCGAGTTTTATGCCGCCACGGAAGGCCCCTTTGGCCTGTGGAATCTCAGCCGCAACGACCACACGGCGGGCGCCATTGGCCGCAGCGGCCTCCTCTACGGCGGCTTGCAGTCGCTGAGCCTGTCGCTCGTGGAGCTGGACTGGGCGACGGATCTGCCTAAGCGAGACGCCGAGACGGGCTTCTGCACCAGGGTCCGGCCCGGCGAGCCCGGCGAGCTCATCTGCAAGCTCGACCCGGAGAACATCTCCCAGCGGTTCCAGGGCTACTACGGCAACGAGGGTGCGACATCGTCCAAGGTCATGCGCGGAGTCTTCAAGCCAGGCGATGCATGGTTCCGCACAGGCGACGTTACTCGGTGGGACGCAGACGGCCGCGTGTACTTCATGGACCGTATCGGTGACACCTTCCGCTGGAAGTCTGAGAACGTGTCGACCGTCGAGGTCAGCGAGACCCTCGGCCGCCACCCCTCGGTCCGCGAGGCCAACGTCTACGGCGTCGAGCTGCCGCACCACGACGGCCGCGCAGGCTGCGTCGCCATCGCCTTCGACAAGGCCCCCGACAAGACGGTGCTCCGCAGCCTCGCCTCCCACGTCCAGTCCACGCTCCCCCGCTACGCCCAGCCCCTGTTCCTCAGGGTCCTCAGGGaggtcggcggcgccgcccagaCCACGGGCACcatgaagcagcagaagcaccTCCTGCGCTTAGCCGGCGTCAAGCCCGGCAACACCAAGACCGACGGCGAGCTGTACTGGCTCAAGGGCGACACCTACGTCCCCTTCCAAGACACCGAGTGGCAAGACCTCCAAGCCGGCCGCGTCAAGCTGTGA